A window from Heliangelus exortis chromosome 17, bHelExo1.hap1, whole genome shotgun sequence encodes these proteins:
- the CIITA gene encoding MHC class II transactivator isoform X2, with protein MGVKRKIMDSAFVPESSYLDLLHSDTDPLHLYTLFDPKSSGNEEGDLPADLEADDSNYEQFNNMDFPYTMENGEDLYLCSNTVEAYSRIAELADYVLKDQQEKQVEDIFAGNLILDEMAPENTEKFTDIKMQKCHKRPFLGSTENCSDASEPKYKKIMEAPAVFPGNGSFSPMPFSSQPASSTSLTYQHMSLSVPATNTLERSFVIPGMYSTAIAPWIPECVPVSMKGNQENTGFAELPQQILNFILGNGTSDVIIYPGLELFKEVQVTVIPSEEPFDRPKPVEAFCASLKDYFQDVCKFMAMEREVTLDHLFVDGTLVQSQTEIKTGKNSTKAMEKELVTCSMQGKEKAALKRSQIFEIPGSRELETKVIVVLGKAGMGKSILIQKICQDWSNGEFSQFEFVFWFDCKQISLPAKQYSLKDLLLEFFVKPQEGSIEIFEYILQNPAKVLLVFDGFEGLHIHEHFPHCSASQPEKGLCSLKELLSGLIQKKILNGCTLLLTARPKDKVYQYLSKVDKTIEIVGLSPQQRELYITKYFEGLPFCGNALKLIKECEYLFSYCYSPLMCRFVCFLCETALEMEEKNLPSTLTGAFLKFIQQKIPLQADVTTMQNQESLAALAHIAWCLGEKHRSAMKSDFLSSKKVKEFGLKYGFFSPFAFPRHSDSGEEEFGTTFSDFIIQNFLGALHLMLAEEIKDQSLTKYFSFPSKKKKPYNWLDLVPRFLAGLLFLQDDPYFCSLSNKDVKQSTKKQKTFLKYIRRLQINELCPKRLLELLHCIYETQSNYLLQHVALRLKPDLSFLDVVLTPPDVYVLHSILKRSRKEFSLDLRNSRIDEQGVKDLVGLRNVTSFRASLSDTVRIWKSLEETKDYELLRASIEKFVLDPFKAKTMKDIHDLSDLVEMQKMINCVQEASGCSSYEIPAIKNLRKIEFALGPVCGIQGFQKLVEILAAFPSLQHLDLDALSENGIGDEGAKSLSEVLPALISLETLNLSQNKITDVGAEKLATALPSLSSLKTLSLYNNSICDFGAENLAKVLPAMASLRVLDVQYNKITGAGAQQLTDSLRKCPHIKTLVMWNPTIPYGVLEHLQQLDSRISV; from the exons ATCTTGAAGCTGATGACAGCAACTATGAGCAGTTCAATAATATGGATTTCCCGTATACAATGGAAAATGGGGAAGATTTGTATCTTTGTTCCAACACAGTAGAGGCTTATTCTAGAATAG CTGAATTAGCAGACTATGTGCTGAAGGATCAGCAGGAGAAGCAGGTCGAAGACATTTTTG CAGGGAACCTGATCTTGGATGAAATGGCCCCCgaaaacactgagaaatttaCTGACATAAAGATGCAGAAATGTCACAAACGAC cctTCTTAGGCTCTACAGAGAATTGCTCTGATGCTTCAGAACccaaatacaagaaaataa tggaagCCCCTGCAGTGTTTCCAGGGAATGGCAGTTTCTCACCTATGCCTttcagcagccagccagccagctccacCTCACTAACTTACCAGCATATGTCCCTTTCTGTTCCTGCTACCAACACTTTGGAAAGAAGTTTTGTAATTCCTGGTATGTACAGTACAGCTATAG CACCCTGGATTCCAGAGTGTGTACCTGTAAGCATGAAAGGGAACCAAGAGAATACAGGCTTTGCAGAGCTTCCTCAGCAGATACTTAACTTCATTCTTGGAAATGGAACATCTGATGTAATCATATATCCAG GTTTAGAACTGTTCAAAGAAGTCCAAGTTACTGTAATTCCTTCTGAAGAACCTTTTGACAGACCAA AGCCAGTGGAAGCTTTTTGTGCGTCACTTAAGGATTATTTCCAAGACGTGTGTAAATTCATGGCCATGGAACGAGAAGTAACTCTTGATCACCTGTTTGTTGATGGAACATTAGTTCAAAGTCAAACTGAAATCAAAACTGGGAAGAATAGCACAAAAGCTATGGAAAAGGAGCTGGTAACGTGCAGTatgcaaggaaaggaaaaggcagctcTTAAAAGAAGCCAAATATTTGAAATCCCAGGAAGTAGAGAGTTAGAGACTAAAGTGATTGTGGtgctgggaaaagcaggaatGGGCAAAAGCATTCTTATCCAGAAGATCTGCCAGGACTGGTCCAATGGAGAGTTTTCTCaatttgaatttgttttttggtttgacTGCAAACAAATAAGCTTGCCTGCGAAGCAATACAGCCTGAAGGATCTACTTCTTGAATTTTTTGTAAAACCTCAAGAGGGAAGCATAGAGATCTTTGAGTATATATTGCAAAACCCTGCTAAAGTCCTTCTAGTTTTTGATGGTTTTGAAGGGTTGCATATTCATGAGCATTTTCCTCATTGCTCAGCCAGCCAACCTGAAAAAGGCTTGTGCAGTTTAAAGGAGCTGCTTTCAGGACTCATCCAAAAAAAGATACTGAATGGTTGTACTTTATTACTTACAGCAAGACCAAAAGACAAGGTGTACCAGTACCTGTCCAAAGTCGATAAGACTATTGAAATAGTAGGACTTTCCCCTCAACAGAGAGAATTGTACATAACCAAGTATTTTGAAGGATTACCTTTCTGTGGTAATGCACTGAAATTAATCAAAGAGTGTGAGTATTTGTTCAGTTATTGTTACAGCCCTCTAATGTGtagatttgtttgtttcctctgtgAGACAGCActtgaaatggaagaaaaaaaccttccttCAACTCTTACTGGAGCCTTCCTGAAATTCATCCAGCAGAAGATACCATTGCAAGCAGATGTTACAACCATGCAAAATCAAGAGAGTCTTGCTGCATTAGCCCACATAGCCTGGTGTCTTGGAGAAAAGCACCGAAGTGCCATGAAAAGTGACTTTCTTTCTTCTAAGAAAGTTAAAGAGTTTGGTCTcaaatatggatttttttcgCCATTTGCATTTCCCAGACATTCAGATAGTGGAGAAGAGGAATTTGGGACCACATTCTCTGATTTCATCATTCAGAATTTCCTGGGTGCTCTTCACCTTATGCTAGCAGAAGAAATCAAAGATCAAAGTCTAACGAAGtacttttcttttccatccaagaagaaaaaaccttATAACTGGTTAGATTTAGTGCCTCGATTTTTGGCTGGTTTGTTGTTCCTCCAAGATGACCCCTACTTCTGCTCCCTTTCAAATAAGGATGTAAAGCAATCaaccaagaaacagaaaacattcttGAAATATATTAGAAGGCTGCAGATTAATGAGCTCTGCCCAAAGAGGTTACTTGAGCTTTTACATTGTATTTATGAAACACAAAGCAATTATCTCTTGCAGCATGTGGCCTTAAGGCTCAAACCGGACTTGTCTTTTCTGGATGTAGTTCTTACACCACCTGATGTCTATGTACTGCactctattttaaaaaggtCAAGAAAAGAGTTTTCCTTGGATTTGCGAAACAGCAGGATTGACGAGCAAGGGGTAAAGGACTTGGTTGGCCTAAGGAATGTGACATCATTCAG GGCCTCCCTCAGTGACACAGTCAGGATCTGGAAATCTTTAGAAGAGACAAAAGACTACGAACTGCTGAGAGCATCAATAGAGAAATTTGTTCTTGATCCCTTTAAGGCAAAGACAATGAAGGACATCCATGACCTTTCAGACCTTGTAGAGATGCAGAAGATGATCAACTG TGTGCAAGAAGCATCTGGTTGCAGCAGCTATGAAATTCCTGCCAtcaaaaacctcagaaaaataGAATTTGC attAGGTCCTGTATGTGGCATTCAGGGATTCCAAAAACTTGTGGAAATTCTTGCAGCATTCCCATCACTTCAGCATTTAGA CCTTGATGCTCTGAGTGAAAATGGCATAGGAGATGAAGGAGCAAAGAGTCTCTCTGAAGTCCTTCCAGCCCTGATATCACTGGAAACATTGAA CTTATCACAGAATAAGATAACAGATGTGGGTGCAGAGAAACTTGCTACAGCTCTCCCCTCCTTGTCTTCATTAAAGACACTAAG cttaTACAATAACAGCATTTGTGATTTTGGAGCAGAAAATCTTGCGAAAGTTCTTCCTGCAATGGCATCTTTAAGAGTGCTAGA tgTTCAGTATAACAAAATAACTGGTGCTGGAGCCCAGCAGCTGACTGACAGTCTACGAAAATGTCCCCATATCAAGACCTTGGT
- the CIITA gene encoding MHC class II transactivator isoform X3 — translation MDSAFVPESSYLDLLHSDTDPLHLYTLFDPKSSGNEEGDLPADLEADDSNYEQFNNMDFPYTMENGEDLYLCSNTVEAYSRIAELADYVLKDQQEKQVEDIFAGNLILDEMAPENTEKFTDIKMQKCHKRPFLGSTENCSDASEPKYKKIMEAPAVFPGNGSFSPMPFSSQPASSTSLTYQHMSLSVPATNTLERSFVIPGMYSTAIAPWIPECVPVSMKGNQENTGFAELPQQILNFILGNGTSDVIIYPGLELFKEVQVTVIPSEEPFDRPKPVEAFCASLKDYFQDVCKFMAMEREVTLDHLFVDGTLVQSQTEIKTGKNSTKAMEKELVTCSMQGKEKAALKRSQIFEIPGSRELETKVIVVLGKAGMGKSILIQKICQDWSNGEFSQFEFVFWFDCKQISLPAKQYSLKDLLLEFFVKPQEGSIEIFEYILQNPAKVLLVFDGFEGLHIHEHFPHCSASQPEKGLCSLKELLSGLIQKKILNGCTLLLTARPKDKVYQYLSKVDKTIEIVGLSPQQRELYITKYFEGLPFCGNALKLIKECEYLFSYCYSPLMCRFVCFLCETALEMEEKNLPSTLTGAFLKFIQQKIPLQADVTTMQNQESLAALAHIAWCLGEKHRSAMKSDFLSSKKVKEFGLKYGFFSPFAFPRHSDSGEEEFGTTFSDFIIQNFLGALHLMLAEEIKDQSLTKYFSFPSKKKKPYNWLDLVPRFLAGLLFLQDDPYFCSLSNKDVKQSTKKQKTFLKYIRRLQINELCPKRLLELLHCIYETQSNYLLQHVALRLKPDLSFLDVVLTPPDVYVLHSILKRSRKEFSLDLRNSRIDEQGVKDLVGLRNVTSFRASLSDTVRIWKSLEETKDYELLRASIEKFVLDPFKAKTMKDIHDLSDLVEMQKMINCVQEASGCSSYEIPAIKNLRKIEFALGPVCGIQGFQKLVEILAAFPSLQHLDLDALSENGIGDEGAKSLSEVLPALISLETLNLSQNKITDVGAEKLATALPSLSSLKTLSLYNNSICDFGAENLAKVLPAMASLRVLDVQYNKITGAGAQQLTDSLRKCPHIKTLVMWNPTIPYGVLEHLQQLDSRISV, via the exons ATCTTGAAGCTGATGACAGCAACTATGAGCAGTTCAATAATATGGATTTCCCGTATACAATGGAAAATGGGGAAGATTTGTATCTTTGTTCCAACACAGTAGAGGCTTATTCTAGAATAG CTGAATTAGCAGACTATGTGCTGAAGGATCAGCAGGAGAAGCAGGTCGAAGACATTTTTG CAGGGAACCTGATCTTGGATGAAATGGCCCCCgaaaacactgagaaatttaCTGACATAAAGATGCAGAAATGTCACAAACGAC cctTCTTAGGCTCTACAGAGAATTGCTCTGATGCTTCAGAACccaaatacaagaaaataa tggaagCCCCTGCAGTGTTTCCAGGGAATGGCAGTTTCTCACCTATGCCTttcagcagccagccagccagctccacCTCACTAACTTACCAGCATATGTCCCTTTCTGTTCCTGCTACCAACACTTTGGAAAGAAGTTTTGTAATTCCTGGTATGTACAGTACAGCTATAG CACCCTGGATTCCAGAGTGTGTACCTGTAAGCATGAAAGGGAACCAAGAGAATACAGGCTTTGCAGAGCTTCCTCAGCAGATACTTAACTTCATTCTTGGAAATGGAACATCTGATGTAATCATATATCCAG GTTTAGAACTGTTCAAAGAAGTCCAAGTTACTGTAATTCCTTCTGAAGAACCTTTTGACAGACCAA AGCCAGTGGAAGCTTTTTGTGCGTCACTTAAGGATTATTTCCAAGACGTGTGTAAATTCATGGCCATGGAACGAGAAGTAACTCTTGATCACCTGTTTGTTGATGGAACATTAGTTCAAAGTCAAACTGAAATCAAAACTGGGAAGAATAGCACAAAAGCTATGGAAAAGGAGCTGGTAACGTGCAGTatgcaaggaaaggaaaaggcagctcTTAAAAGAAGCCAAATATTTGAAATCCCAGGAAGTAGAGAGTTAGAGACTAAAGTGATTGTGGtgctgggaaaagcaggaatGGGCAAAAGCATTCTTATCCAGAAGATCTGCCAGGACTGGTCCAATGGAGAGTTTTCTCaatttgaatttgttttttggtttgacTGCAAACAAATAAGCTTGCCTGCGAAGCAATACAGCCTGAAGGATCTACTTCTTGAATTTTTTGTAAAACCTCAAGAGGGAAGCATAGAGATCTTTGAGTATATATTGCAAAACCCTGCTAAAGTCCTTCTAGTTTTTGATGGTTTTGAAGGGTTGCATATTCATGAGCATTTTCCTCATTGCTCAGCCAGCCAACCTGAAAAAGGCTTGTGCAGTTTAAAGGAGCTGCTTTCAGGACTCATCCAAAAAAAGATACTGAATGGTTGTACTTTATTACTTACAGCAAGACCAAAAGACAAGGTGTACCAGTACCTGTCCAAAGTCGATAAGACTATTGAAATAGTAGGACTTTCCCCTCAACAGAGAGAATTGTACATAACCAAGTATTTTGAAGGATTACCTTTCTGTGGTAATGCACTGAAATTAATCAAAGAGTGTGAGTATTTGTTCAGTTATTGTTACAGCCCTCTAATGTGtagatttgtttgtttcctctgtgAGACAGCActtgaaatggaagaaaaaaaccttccttCAACTCTTACTGGAGCCTTCCTGAAATTCATCCAGCAGAAGATACCATTGCAAGCAGATGTTACAACCATGCAAAATCAAGAGAGTCTTGCTGCATTAGCCCACATAGCCTGGTGTCTTGGAGAAAAGCACCGAAGTGCCATGAAAAGTGACTTTCTTTCTTCTAAGAAAGTTAAAGAGTTTGGTCTcaaatatggatttttttcgCCATTTGCATTTCCCAGACATTCAGATAGTGGAGAAGAGGAATTTGGGACCACATTCTCTGATTTCATCATTCAGAATTTCCTGGGTGCTCTTCACCTTATGCTAGCAGAAGAAATCAAAGATCAAAGTCTAACGAAGtacttttcttttccatccaagaagaaaaaaccttATAACTGGTTAGATTTAGTGCCTCGATTTTTGGCTGGTTTGTTGTTCCTCCAAGATGACCCCTACTTCTGCTCCCTTTCAAATAAGGATGTAAAGCAATCaaccaagaaacagaaaacattcttGAAATATATTAGAAGGCTGCAGATTAATGAGCTCTGCCCAAAGAGGTTACTTGAGCTTTTACATTGTATTTATGAAACACAAAGCAATTATCTCTTGCAGCATGTGGCCTTAAGGCTCAAACCGGACTTGTCTTTTCTGGATGTAGTTCTTACACCACCTGATGTCTATGTACTGCactctattttaaaaaggtCAAGAAAAGAGTTTTCCTTGGATTTGCGAAACAGCAGGATTGACGAGCAAGGGGTAAAGGACTTGGTTGGCCTAAGGAATGTGACATCATTCAG GGCCTCCCTCAGTGACACAGTCAGGATCTGGAAATCTTTAGAAGAGACAAAAGACTACGAACTGCTGAGAGCATCAATAGAGAAATTTGTTCTTGATCCCTTTAAGGCAAAGACAATGAAGGACATCCATGACCTTTCAGACCTTGTAGAGATGCAGAAGATGATCAACTG TGTGCAAGAAGCATCTGGTTGCAGCAGCTATGAAATTCCTGCCAtcaaaaacctcagaaaaataGAATTTGC attAGGTCCTGTATGTGGCATTCAGGGATTCCAAAAACTTGTGGAAATTCTTGCAGCATTCCCATCACTTCAGCATTTAGA CCTTGATGCTCTGAGTGAAAATGGCATAGGAGATGAAGGAGCAAAGAGTCTCTCTGAAGTCCTTCCAGCCCTGATATCACTGGAAACATTGAA CTTATCACAGAATAAGATAACAGATGTGGGTGCAGAGAAACTTGCTACAGCTCTCCCCTCCTTGTCTTCATTAAAGACACTAAG cttaTACAATAACAGCATTTGTGATTTTGGAGCAGAAAATCTTGCGAAAGTTCTTCCTGCAATGGCATCTTTAAGAGTGCTAGA tgTTCAGTATAACAAAATAACTGGTGCTGGAGCCCAGCAGCTGACTGACAGTCTACGAAAATGTCCCCATATCAAGACCTTGGT
- the CIITA gene encoding MHC class II transactivator isoform X1 translates to MKITLSQCSIWEYSKRKIMDSAFVPESSYLDLLHSDTDPLHLYTLFDPKSSGNEEGDLPADLEADDSNYEQFNNMDFPYTMENGEDLYLCSNTVEAYSRIAELADYVLKDQQEKQVEDIFAGNLILDEMAPENTEKFTDIKMQKCHKRPFLGSTENCSDASEPKYKKIMEAPAVFPGNGSFSPMPFSSQPASSTSLTYQHMSLSVPATNTLERSFVIPGMYSTAIAPWIPECVPVSMKGNQENTGFAELPQQILNFILGNGTSDVIIYPGLELFKEVQVTVIPSEEPFDRPKPVEAFCASLKDYFQDVCKFMAMEREVTLDHLFVDGTLVQSQTEIKTGKNSTKAMEKELVTCSMQGKEKAALKRSQIFEIPGSRELETKVIVVLGKAGMGKSILIQKICQDWSNGEFSQFEFVFWFDCKQISLPAKQYSLKDLLLEFFVKPQEGSIEIFEYILQNPAKVLLVFDGFEGLHIHEHFPHCSASQPEKGLCSLKELLSGLIQKKILNGCTLLLTARPKDKVYQYLSKVDKTIEIVGLSPQQRELYITKYFEGLPFCGNALKLIKECEYLFSYCYSPLMCRFVCFLCETALEMEEKNLPSTLTGAFLKFIQQKIPLQADVTTMQNQESLAALAHIAWCLGEKHRSAMKSDFLSSKKVKEFGLKYGFFSPFAFPRHSDSGEEEFGTTFSDFIIQNFLGALHLMLAEEIKDQSLTKYFSFPSKKKKPYNWLDLVPRFLAGLLFLQDDPYFCSLSNKDVKQSTKKQKTFLKYIRRLQINELCPKRLLELLHCIYETQSNYLLQHVALRLKPDLSFLDVVLTPPDVYVLHSILKRSRKEFSLDLRNSRIDEQGVKDLVGLRNVTSFRASLSDTVRIWKSLEETKDYELLRASIEKFVLDPFKAKTMKDIHDLSDLVEMQKMINCVQEASGCSSYEIPAIKNLRKIEFALGPVCGIQGFQKLVEILAAFPSLQHLDLDALSENGIGDEGAKSLSEVLPALISLETLNLSQNKITDVGAEKLATALPSLSSLKTLSLYNNSICDFGAENLAKVLPAMASLRVLDVQYNKITGAGAQQLTDSLRKCPHIKTLVMWNPTIPYGVLEHLQQLDSRISV, encoded by the exons ATCTTGAAGCTGATGACAGCAACTATGAGCAGTTCAATAATATGGATTTCCCGTATACAATGGAAAATGGGGAAGATTTGTATCTTTGTTCCAACACAGTAGAGGCTTATTCTAGAATAG CTGAATTAGCAGACTATGTGCTGAAGGATCAGCAGGAGAAGCAGGTCGAAGACATTTTTG CAGGGAACCTGATCTTGGATGAAATGGCCCCCgaaaacactgagaaatttaCTGACATAAAGATGCAGAAATGTCACAAACGAC cctTCTTAGGCTCTACAGAGAATTGCTCTGATGCTTCAGAACccaaatacaagaaaataa tggaagCCCCTGCAGTGTTTCCAGGGAATGGCAGTTTCTCACCTATGCCTttcagcagccagccagccagctccacCTCACTAACTTACCAGCATATGTCCCTTTCTGTTCCTGCTACCAACACTTTGGAAAGAAGTTTTGTAATTCCTGGTATGTACAGTACAGCTATAG CACCCTGGATTCCAGAGTGTGTACCTGTAAGCATGAAAGGGAACCAAGAGAATACAGGCTTTGCAGAGCTTCCTCAGCAGATACTTAACTTCATTCTTGGAAATGGAACATCTGATGTAATCATATATCCAG GTTTAGAACTGTTCAAAGAAGTCCAAGTTACTGTAATTCCTTCTGAAGAACCTTTTGACAGACCAA AGCCAGTGGAAGCTTTTTGTGCGTCACTTAAGGATTATTTCCAAGACGTGTGTAAATTCATGGCCATGGAACGAGAAGTAACTCTTGATCACCTGTTTGTTGATGGAACATTAGTTCAAAGTCAAACTGAAATCAAAACTGGGAAGAATAGCACAAAAGCTATGGAAAAGGAGCTGGTAACGTGCAGTatgcaaggaaaggaaaaggcagctcTTAAAAGAAGCCAAATATTTGAAATCCCAGGAAGTAGAGAGTTAGAGACTAAAGTGATTGTGGtgctgggaaaagcaggaatGGGCAAAAGCATTCTTATCCAGAAGATCTGCCAGGACTGGTCCAATGGAGAGTTTTCTCaatttgaatttgttttttggtttgacTGCAAACAAATAAGCTTGCCTGCGAAGCAATACAGCCTGAAGGATCTACTTCTTGAATTTTTTGTAAAACCTCAAGAGGGAAGCATAGAGATCTTTGAGTATATATTGCAAAACCCTGCTAAAGTCCTTCTAGTTTTTGATGGTTTTGAAGGGTTGCATATTCATGAGCATTTTCCTCATTGCTCAGCCAGCCAACCTGAAAAAGGCTTGTGCAGTTTAAAGGAGCTGCTTTCAGGACTCATCCAAAAAAAGATACTGAATGGTTGTACTTTATTACTTACAGCAAGACCAAAAGACAAGGTGTACCAGTACCTGTCCAAAGTCGATAAGACTATTGAAATAGTAGGACTTTCCCCTCAACAGAGAGAATTGTACATAACCAAGTATTTTGAAGGATTACCTTTCTGTGGTAATGCACTGAAATTAATCAAAGAGTGTGAGTATTTGTTCAGTTATTGTTACAGCCCTCTAATGTGtagatttgtttgtttcctctgtgAGACAGCActtgaaatggaagaaaaaaaccttccttCAACTCTTACTGGAGCCTTCCTGAAATTCATCCAGCAGAAGATACCATTGCAAGCAGATGTTACAACCATGCAAAATCAAGAGAGTCTTGCTGCATTAGCCCACATAGCCTGGTGTCTTGGAGAAAAGCACCGAAGTGCCATGAAAAGTGACTTTCTTTCTTCTAAGAAAGTTAAAGAGTTTGGTCTcaaatatggatttttttcgCCATTTGCATTTCCCAGACATTCAGATAGTGGAGAAGAGGAATTTGGGACCACATTCTCTGATTTCATCATTCAGAATTTCCTGGGTGCTCTTCACCTTATGCTAGCAGAAGAAATCAAAGATCAAAGTCTAACGAAGtacttttcttttccatccaagaagaaaaaaccttATAACTGGTTAGATTTAGTGCCTCGATTTTTGGCTGGTTTGTTGTTCCTCCAAGATGACCCCTACTTCTGCTCCCTTTCAAATAAGGATGTAAAGCAATCaaccaagaaacagaaaacattcttGAAATATATTAGAAGGCTGCAGATTAATGAGCTCTGCCCAAAGAGGTTACTTGAGCTTTTACATTGTATTTATGAAACACAAAGCAATTATCTCTTGCAGCATGTGGCCTTAAGGCTCAAACCGGACTTGTCTTTTCTGGATGTAGTTCTTACACCACCTGATGTCTATGTACTGCactctattttaaaaaggtCAAGAAAAGAGTTTTCCTTGGATTTGCGAAACAGCAGGATTGACGAGCAAGGGGTAAAGGACTTGGTTGGCCTAAGGAATGTGACATCATTCAG GGCCTCCCTCAGTGACACAGTCAGGATCTGGAAATCTTTAGAAGAGACAAAAGACTACGAACTGCTGAGAGCATCAATAGAGAAATTTGTTCTTGATCCCTTTAAGGCAAAGACAATGAAGGACATCCATGACCTTTCAGACCTTGTAGAGATGCAGAAGATGATCAACTG TGTGCAAGAAGCATCTGGTTGCAGCAGCTATGAAATTCCTGCCAtcaaaaacctcagaaaaataGAATTTGC attAGGTCCTGTATGTGGCATTCAGGGATTCCAAAAACTTGTGGAAATTCTTGCAGCATTCCCATCACTTCAGCATTTAGA CCTTGATGCTCTGAGTGAAAATGGCATAGGAGATGAAGGAGCAAAGAGTCTCTCTGAAGTCCTTCCAGCCCTGATATCACTGGAAACATTGAA CTTATCACAGAATAAGATAACAGATGTGGGTGCAGAGAAACTTGCTACAGCTCTCCCCTCCTTGTCTTCATTAAAGACACTAAG cttaTACAATAACAGCATTTGTGATTTTGGAGCAGAAAATCTTGCGAAAGTTCTTCCTGCAATGGCATCTTTAAGAGTGCTAGA tgTTCAGTATAACAAAATAACTGGTGCTGGAGCCCAGCAGCTGACTGACAGTCTACGAAAATGTCCCCATATCAAGACCTTGGT